DNA sequence from the Streptomyces sp. CA-210063 genome:
GGGGCACCGAACCGAACCCGAAGCGGACAGGAGGATCGACGGGTGTCAGCGCACCGAGGTCGTCGCCTTCGAAGGTCGCCGCGACCGCGCGGATGGGCCGCAGATCCCGTGCGCCGTACCACTCGCGGCGACCGGAGCCCGCACTGCCACGGGTGCGTACGCCGGTCAGCAGCAACCGGGCGGGAAAGTCGGTCAGCGTGGCCCACGCCGGGCGGCGGGCGAGTGCGCCGGGGACAACGCGCAGTCCTAGCCCCAGGGGTCCACGCCGACCGGTGCTGAAGCGCAGGTCCAGTGACCCGGCCCGCACGGTCCAGGTCCCCGCGCCGAGGCTCACGTCGACCGGCACGACACGGACCGTGTCGAAGACGTAGACGCCGGCGATGAAGTCCGCCGTCTCACCCGTGGGAGCCAACAGCACCCGCTGCCCGTTCGCCAGTTCGATCATCACGTCGCTGAACGGCCCGAACGGCGATCTCTCCCAGTGCCCGAGCACGATGCGGGTGCCGGAAGAAGTACCCATCCCGGCGATCCAGCCTTCGAAAAGCAGACGCGCGGGGCGATCCGCGTCGCTGCGTTTCCGGCTCATCACTGGTTCCGTTCGCTCTCCGGACGGGGCCGGGAGAAGCCGCGGCGCACATGCGCCGGTCAGAGGCTCCTCCAGCATGTCCCCAGTGGCGACGTGCGACGGCCGGGGCTCGTGCCGGTGTGCGAGTCCCCGGCCGTCGCCTGGGAAAACGTAGGTGTCACACCCCGGGAACCCGGTACTCCGCACGGAAGCACGTATGGCACGTATGGCACGCATGGCACGCATGAGTCGACCGTCTCCGGAGGCGAGTATGAGTGACGAGAACATGGCGGACGACGTCTACCAGCCCACCGGCAGCAACGAGGACCAGGAGGACGCCGCCCCCCTGGATCTCCAGGACGCGGTGGACGAGCGCACCTACGACGACATGCTGGACGAGGGCTACTCGCCGCCGGAGAAGCCGCTGGGGGTCGCCAAGAGCGGGACCACGGCGGCCGAGCAGCACGAGGGGGAGTCGCTGGACGACAGGCTGCGACAGGAGGTTGCCGACGTGGACGTACCGGCGGGGGACGGTGTCGGTGACCTGCCCGGCGGCGAGGGCGAACCACTCGACCCGGAGGCCGGCTCGGAACGCGCCGGTCGCCTGGTCGCACCGGACGAGGGCGCTCGAACGGACACCACGAAGGAACTCGTCGCCGAGGACGAGGGCATCGACGGCGGAGCGGCGGGCGCGGAGGAGGCCGCGATGCACGTCGTCCCCGAGGAGCGACTGCCCTCGCCGGGCGAGCGGGAGGACTGACACCCGCACCGGGGCGGGGCTCCGCCGGGGTCTGATGGAAGACGGCGGCCCGGCCCGGAAGCCGGGTCGCCGTCCGCTCGTCAGCCTTCTTTGCCCATGGCCTTGCGCACCGCGTCCTTGGTGCGGCCCATGAGTGCGGCGACCGGCCCGAGTGCCATGTTCGCCGCTCCTGGCCCGACGCGCGGGTGGGGACGCCGAGGGGCCGTTCGGCTGCATCCGAGCGCGATGGCATATGTCCGATATCTACGGGTTTGAGGCCACATGCTGGGTACCCGGGGTTCATCCACCGGGGACGCGCGGATCGTGGCCCCTGACGAAGGAGGCGGGCATGACCGAGAGGACCCAGACCACCCTGGAGTCGCATCCGGACATCCTGGAGATGCGGGAGCGCCACGCCCGGGCCGAGCGGGCGGCCTCCACCCAGCAGGGGCAGGCCGTCGAGGCGCTGGCCCTTGTCACCGGCCTGTACCTGGCCGCATCGCCCTGGATCGCGGGCTTCAGTGATTTCGGCACCCTGGCCATCAACAACCTGATCACCGGTATCGCCTACGCACTCCTGCTCAGCGGCTTCGGCCACGCCTACGAGCGCACGCACGCCAGGGCGTGGGCGGCCGCGATGGTCGGAGTCTGGACCATCGTCGCGCCCTGGGTGGTCGCGGGGAACGTGGACACCACGCGCACCGTCGTCAACAACATCATCGTCGGCGCTGTGGCGTTGCTGCTCGCGCTGGCCGCCAGCGCGGCGGCGAACAAGACCGACAGGGGCGGCGGCCGTGGCCGCTCCGCCCGAACGGGACGCTGACACCACGGGAACACGCCCCACGGGCCCGAGGCCACACCGGCCTCGGGCTCGGCCTGGGCCACGGCGGTGCGATGCAGCGGGCGCCCGCTGCCCGAGCGGCCTGTGTCTTGGGATGTCCTATGACGGACCTGATCCCGTGGGCCTGCGTTCGCGGACCTCAGCCAGGTGGTGATCCACCCGGTCTCCCGTTCAAGGCGCCTCCCTTCGTGGTAGAGGCGGGTACCCCTGGGCCGACGTTCCTGCTCCGTGCCGAGGACCACCGCCGACCGCGTCGACGGTGGTTTCTCCTCGGACGTCGCTCACAGTTTGCGTGGCTCGTCGTTCCCGGCCGGATCGGTGATCTCGATGCCCGCCGGGATGAAGCCCCGCTGCCCCTTGTCGGCCAGCCCTCGCAGGTGCTCCTGGTAGCGCTCCGGGGAGACGGCCTTGACGTTGAAGAGCATCCGGGCGTGGTCGACGCAACCGGAGACGGTCGCCAGGACCAGGACCGCGGTCAGCGCCTGCGGCAGCCTTCGACGCATCGGACGTCGCGGCGATCGGTCACAGCCGTTGGGACTCACGTAGTGCCTTCCGGGAATCTGCCCGCGGATCGGAGGTCGCCCGCGGCCGTCGCACTGGTCGGTCACCGGCCCTCAGGCGGGCACAAGGTATGGATCGTTATGCGGACAAAACGCTACTGAGGTGTATGCAGGGAGAGTGCCCAACGCGCCGCCGAACGCGCTACTCGGCGATGTGCCGCTGGATCCAGTCGGCGGCGGCCCGGCGGAAGATCCTCCGGCTGTCCGCGCGCAGGAAGTCATGGCCCTCGTCGCGCAGCATCAGCAGTTCGGCCTCGAGACCGCGCTCGCGTGCCGCGCGTACGAACTGCTCGGATTCGCCGAGCGGCACATTGGTGTCGTGCTCACCGTGGACGGCGAGGAGCGGCACGCGCAGCGCGTCGACACGGGTCATCGGGGACAGCGCGTGCAGCAGTTCACGGTCGTGCTCCGGGTGGCCGTACTTGTGGGCGGCCGATTCCGCGATCCACGGCTCGGTGCCGGCGTAGAAGGTCGCGAAGTCGGACATGCCGCAGGCCGCGACGCCGGTGCGGAAGAGCTCCGGGTGCCACACGAGGGAGGCCATCACCAGGTAGCCGCCGTACGAGCGGCCCATGACGGCCAGCCGACGCGGATCGGCGAGTCCGGCCACGACGACGTGGGCCGCGCAGTCGGCGACGTCCTCGATCGCGGCGAACCGTCCCGTGCCGAGGTCGGCGTCGACGAACGACCGGCCGTGCCCCGAGGAGCCGCGCACGTCCGGTGCGAAGACATCCAGGCCACGGCCCAGCAACTCGTGGTAGAGCGGGTTGAACACCGGCCGTTCCTGCTCCTCCGGCCCGCCGTGCAGATGGATCACGCAGGGCGCCGGCTCCCGGGGGCCACGGCCCGGCGCCCGGTAGTACCAGCCGCTCAGCGGCAGTCCGTCACGTGCCGTCAACCGCAGCGGTACGGGCCGCACGGGCGGACGGCCCGGCGGGACGGCGTCCTCGTCGCGGGACGACCACTCGGTGCGCAGCGCGGCGCCTTCGGGGAACCACCACACACCGGGGCGGCGCCGCGACCCGGACAGGGCCAGCACCAGTCCCGACCGGCCGTCGACGTGCGGGATGCGCGTCACCACCTCGTGCGGAAGCGGGACCCCGCGCGCCGGACCCACCGGACCCACCTGAGTGTCCCCAGCGGATGCCGTCGTGACGGCGGTGATCTCCAGCTCACTGGCTCCGCGCACGTTCCAGGCCAGGGCCGCGGTGTGCCCGTCGTGGCCGAACGCCAGCAGTTCCAGGCCGCAGTCGTCGCGCTCCGCGGCGACGGTCAGCCTCAGCTGCTCCCCTCCGGAATCCAGGCGGACGGCGAACAGCGCGGCGAACTCGCGTGCCGCGTCGCTCCGCAGCCACAGCGTCGTGGCGTCCGGGGAGAACCGGCCGATCCAGGGATCTCCGTCGGCGACGCGTAGGGCGAAGGTGGTCCGCAGGTCGGTGGTGCGCACGACGAGCGCCTCGCGGCGGCCGCGTGGCCCCCGGCGCAGCAGCGCCAGCCGTCCGTCCCGGCTGATGTCGCACACGCGCAGGGTGGCGGCGCCGCGTTCGACCGCCAGCAGGGCCGGCGCCGCCACGCCCAGGGGGTCGACGAGGTAGGCGGCCAGCCCTCCACCGGGCGACCCCTCGGGGGCCAGCCCGCCGCCGGGCGACCCCTCGGGGGCCAGCCTTCCGCCGGGCGACCCCTCGGGGGGCAGCCCGCCTCCAGGCGTACCGACGGCGGCCGGTCCTTCGGTGGCTGTCCCGTCGAGGGTCAGCCCGCCGCCGGGCGACCCCTCGGGGGCCAGCCTTCCGCCGGGCGACCCCTCGGGGGCCAGCCTTCCGCCGGGCGACCCCTCGGGGGGCAGCCCGCCTCCGGGCGTCCCGACGGCGGCCGGTCCTTCGTCGGGTGTTCCCTTGGGGGCCCCTTCGGTGGCCGTCCCGTTGAGGGTCAGCCCGCTCCCGGGTGTCGCGTCGGTGGCTGGTCCTCCGGCGGGGGTCGTCCCCTTGGGGGCTCCTTCGGCGGCCGTCCCGTCGAGGGCCAGCCCACCCCCTGGCGGCCCGTCGGCGCCCGATCCTCCGCCGGGCCTCCCCTCCGGGGCCGGCCCTCTGCCGGGCCTCCCCTCCGGGGCCGGCCCTCCGCCTTCTCCCTCGGGAGCACCAGGGCCCCCCGCGCTCCGGCTGAACTCGTCGGCGGCGGTGACTGTTTCGGTGGGGGTGTCCTCCAGGGGGTGGGACGGCCTGCTCTCGGGTGTGTCCGCCGGCAGCGGAGTGTGGATGGTCCCCGGGGCGCGGGTGGCGGGATCGGCGTCGCCGTGGTGTGGGCCGCCCAGCAGTACGGCCCGGCCGTCCCGGGTGGCCCAGCCCGCTGGGCGGGGGGCGGTGTACGTGTGCGGGTCGGCGAGGCCGGGCTCCGCATGGGCGGGCCCTTCCTCGGTGTCGGCACCGCCCGGCGTGAGAACCGGCTCGGCGACGGTGACGGCGACCGCCGAGCCGTCGTGCTGCCAGCAGCCCAGGTACGCGGAGCTGCCGGGCTCGGCGCCGGCGAGAACGCGTCGCCCGGTCCCGTCAGGGCGTACGCACAGCACCCGGGTGTGTTCGCCGCCTCCCGGGGCCGTGGTGTAGGCGATCCAGCGGCCGTCCGGCGACCAGGCCACCTCCTTGACCGGGTGCGGGTCGGCGTCGAGGAGATGGACCTCGTGCCCGTCGACGGGGCCGGTCCACAGCTGCGGCACCCCGCTGCGGTCGCAGATGAACGCGACGTACCTGCCGCTCGGGTCCACCGACGGATACCAGCAGCCATGGGACCTCAGCGGCTGCGGTGTGTCCAGCGGCCCGCTGGTGTCGGGCAGCGGGACCGGCACCGGAGCCATGGGGGCCGGCATCGGAGTGGTGGCCGTCCCGGCCAGGCCGCCGGCCGACCCGGCCGTCACCGTGGAGACGGTGCCGTGATTCTCGGGCCGCCACGGCACCCCGTCGACGACGCCTTCGCCCGTGAGCGGGCGTGGCGAGGCCGCCGTCGCCGGGCGCGGTGGGTGGGTCCCCTGCGCCCCGGTCAGCCGATTCCGTGCGTTTGCAGCCATATCTCCAGCAAAGCTACCTGCCACAGCTCGTTCGC
Encoded proteins:
- a CDS encoding DUF5709 domain-containing protein, with amino-acid sequence MSDENMADDVYQPTGSNEDQEDAAPLDLQDAVDERTYDDMLDEGYSPPEKPLGVAKSGTTAAEQHEGESLDDRLRQEVADVDVPAGDGVGDLPGGEGEPLDPEAGSERAGRLVAPDEGARTDTTKELVAEDEGIDGGAAGAEEAAMHVVPEERLPSPGERED
- a CDS encoding SPW repeat protein, which encodes MTERTQTTLESHPDILEMRERHARAERAASTQQGQAVEALALVTGLYLAASPWIAGFSDFGTLAINNLITGIAYALLLSGFGHAYERTHARAWAAAMVGVWTIVAPWVVAGNVDTTRTVVNNIIVGAVALLLALAASAAANKTDRGGGRGRSARTGR
- a CDS encoding prolyl oligopeptidase family serine peptidase, which gives rise to MAANARNRLTGAQGTHPPRPATAASPRPLTGEGVVDGVPWRPENHGTVSTVTAGSAGGLAGTATTPMPAPMAPVPVPLPDTSGPLDTPQPLRSHGCWYPSVDPSGRYVAFICDRSGVPQLWTGPVDGHEVHLLDADPHPVKEVAWSPDGRWIAYTTAPGGGEHTRVLCVRPDGTGRRVLAGAEPGSSAYLGCWQHDGSAVAVTVAEPVLTPGGADTEEGPAHAEPGLADPHTYTAPRPAGWATRDGRAVLLGGPHHGDADPATRAPGTIHTPLPADTPESRPSHPLEDTPTETVTAADEFSRSAGGPGAPEGEGGGPAPEGRPGRGPAPEGRPGGGSGADGPPGGGLALDGTAAEGAPKGTTPAGGPATDATPGSGLTLNGTATEGAPKGTPDEGPAAVGTPGGGLPPEGSPGGRLAPEGSPGGRLAPEGSPGGGLTLDGTATEGPAAVGTPGGGLPPEGSPGGRLAPEGSPGGGLAPEGSPGGGLAAYLVDPLGVAAPALLAVERGAATLRVCDISRDGRLALLRRGPRGRREALVVRTTDLRTTFALRVADGDPWIGRFSPDATTLWLRSDAAREFAALFAVRLDSGGEQLRLTVAAERDDCGLELLAFGHDGHTAALAWNVRGASELEITAVTTASAGDTQVGPVGPARGVPLPHEVVTRIPHVDGRSGLVLALSGSRRRPGVWWFPEGAALRTEWSSRDEDAVPPGRPPVRPVPLRLTARDGLPLSGWYYRAPGRGPREPAPCVIHLHGGPEEQERPVFNPLYHELLGRGLDVFAPDVRGSSGHGRSFVDADLGTGRFAAIEDVADCAAHVVVAGLADPRRLAVMGRSYGGYLVMASLVWHPELFRTGVAACGMSDFATFYAGTEPWIAESAAHKYGHPEHDRELLHALSPMTRVDALRVPLLAVHGEHDTNVPLGESEQFVRAARERGLEAELLMLRDEGHDFLRADSRRIFRRAAADWIQRHIAE